CGTCACAATGAATATCGTTGGTATGATGAGAAGTATGCGCCTGACTAGGTAACCACGCATGGTATTCTCCTACCGGTTCGCGCTATCTTGCTTATGCCCGGCGTCATAGTCTGCTTCTACCCGTATTGACCTGAGTATCAATCTGGTGTGTATTCCGGCATACTCTTCCAGGGTGACGTACTGTTTCAGGAACCACCGCCTCATTCCCCAGTCGTGGATTTTCATGAGGATGTCGTGGGCTACCAGCAGAGGTGACTCCATCTGGAATTCTCCCGCCTCGATGCCGTCAATCAGCCGCTTTTCAAAGAAGTGCACCATAGCAACCTGGTCTTCCAGCAACGTGTGTCTGTCTTCACTAGAGAAATGGCTGATTTCCCGGTTAAAGAAGAGGTTGTAGTCCCGGCTACTCTCTGCCCACATGAAGCAGGTGTTTATACATGCTTCAAGGGCTTCAGTCGGGCTGACAGCATCAAGTTCATGAAAAAAGCCTTCGAGTCGTTCAATCCCACGTGCCCTTGCCGTGCATATCAGGTGGAGAATGTTATCTTTCGAGCCGATGTAACGATAGATGGACCCCTCGGATATGGCACATGCTCTGGCCAATTCCCGCATGGTCGTTCCGTGGTAGCCCTTTTTCAGGAACACATTGATAGCACATGCGACAATATGCTGCCGGCGTTCCGCTACCAGAGCTTCATTATCACTGTACGTACGGATGTCCGTTCCCAACTGAGTATCCTTCATTCCACTCTGGCCTGGCAGACTACCGGATGTGGTGTGAGTGAGTATTCATTTGGGCATGTTGCCGTATTATAATGACAGGGCTATTTATTGTCAATAGGTCGGGGCGGTACTGCTCGGTAGGTGTTGATACCATTTTGAAGCAGACAGAAGAGGGAGGCACTTGAGACTATGAACATGAAGATATGGCACATGAGGTTACTCGTAACCATCCTCACATGTGTCTGCATTGCTGCCATAAGCCTCGGGTCGAGAACGGGGCTTGAGGTCTGGAAGTACATAGCGGGGCTGGCTCTCGTAGGTGTTGTAGCAATTGCGCCCTGGAAAGTGGTTACTGGTTCACCTTTTGAACAGAAGATACAGGCCGGCCCCGACCCCGAGGCAAGAGAGGACAACACCCATGACTCCGATATCAATCTTCAGTATGTACGACAGAAACAGGATAACCAACCCTGCGATGACCAGGAAGAAACCATACTGTACCTTGTTCCTGCGTTTTCTCTTGCGTGCCATGTCTCGTCCTTATTGTGGCGACGTATGTGGTTTGGGAGGATTGTATCAACTTTCAAGAAGGGTATCAACAAAAACCGAGGAGAACCGTCGGGGCACCCGGTTGCAGGCTGGTAAGTGTGTGGGATGAGTAGCTTAGGAGTATAGGGGAATGAAGAGATTAAACAACATACTATTTCCCTATATACGAATATGCCTATTACCATTATTGTAAAATCTGTTGGAAAACCTTTGCTAGCGAACAAACCGCAAAGGAAAATGAGCATTCATTTTTAGAAGCCTTTGCCGATTACTATGGAGCAAGACCAGTTGCTAATGGTCAGTCAGCATGGCCACGCCCTGAACAAAAAGCCAGAAGGTGCAACCCGAGAATGGTTCCTTCTTGCCTTCACCGCCTCACGCCTAGCCGCCAGGCGTGATATTGGGCGGACCGTTTTCGCAGCTTCCCCGGGGAACCTACCACGCTTGACATCCTCAGTCACCAGTCATAGACTGTCAGCGCTGATTCAGCACAGGGGCGTCCAATGTGATATGCCCGAAGTGCCAGACTGAGAACGAAGGGTGCACGGCTCGGCGTCGAGTGTGTTGCAACCAGCGAGTCCTGACCCGTGGGCTCGCATCCAGCCTGGGCACGGGTGTGAGCAAGGAAGGTGACCCCAGGGAGGTCCTAATGAAGGTATCGAACGCCGTCACGCCATCGCCAGAGCAGATTCAAGCATTCCTCGCCAGCGACCTAAGCGGCCCGGTCTGCATGGTGAATCTCCTCGAGTTCAAGCCGATGGCGGAATACGAAGATGGGCGGGAGTCCAACCTACCCGGCAGGGAGGCTTACAGTCTGTACGGTGCGCAGATGCGCGAGTTCTGTGAGTCCAAGGGGTGCCGGTTCCTGTTTGCCGGCGCGGTGAGGCAGATGATTATCGGCTCCGTGGAAGAAGAATGGGACGCCGTCGCCATCGTCGAGTATCCGTCCAAAGAGGCCTTCGTGGAGATAGCCCTGTCGCCGGAGGTTCAGGAGATCAGCATACACCGATCGGCGGGACTGGCCGGACAATTACTGATCGCCACGACTGATGGTCGCATCAGCTAGGAGACGGCAACCGAGGATTCTCTACGACCACTGACGAAGACTCCGACGGTGATGGCGGGACGGTGACGGACGGATTCGGCCAGTTGATTGGGCGGAGCGCAGAGGCCTGGATATACGTCTCAGGCGAAGACCAGGTGCTGAAGCTGTTCCTCCCATCAATGCCGCAAGAACCGGTCGACTTGCAGGTACGCGGCCAGGGTCGCCCTGCGGCGCATCGAACGGCTGCCTGAGGCGATAGCTGACCTTCCGCCCGCCCACCAGAAGGGAGAAGCCGCCTGGTACAGGGCCACGTCCTGAAGCTGCGAGCCGGATTCGTTATTCCCTATCTTCTCGGTGTAATTGGCCGGACCCCGTTCCTGGACTCTCCGGGTATTACTCAAAGGGCTGCTGTATGAGCCGGTTGGTGACGGTTGAGCCCTGCTTCTCCATGATGGACTCGTCCACCTCGGTGGTGATCCTGTCCACGGACCTGACCCACCAGAGGTACCTGCCCTTCTGATCCCTGTATACATTATCGTCACGCGGCTTCATGCCACCAGGTGTTCCCGCTGATCTATAGGTCTTGTTTTCTATGGTTACTCCCCCGCAGGTGCGGCTACTGCTCAGCCATCTCGGCATTGTGCCTAGCCTCGCGGTCTTTTTTCTCGTCTTCGGCGGATGTG
The Dehalococcoidales bacterium genome window above contains:
- a CDS encoding TetR/AcrR family transcriptional regulator encodes the protein MKDTQLGTDIRTYSDNEALVAERRQHIVACAINVFLKKGYHGTTMRELARACAISEGSIYRYIGSKDNILHLICTARARGIERLEGFFHELDAVSPTEALEACINTCFMWAESSRDYNLFFNREISHFSSEDRHTLLEDQVAMVHFFEKRLIDGIEAGEFQMESPLLVAHDILMKIHDWGMRRWFLKQYVTLEEYAGIHTRLILRSIRVEADYDAGHKQDSANR
- a CDS encoding DUF1330 domain-containing protein, translated to MKVSNAVTPSPEQIQAFLASDLSGPVCMVNLLEFKPMAEYEDGRESNLPGREAYSLYGAQMREFCESKGCRFLFAGAVRQMIIGSVEEEWDAVAIVEYPSKEAFVEIALSPEVQEISIHRSAGLAGQLLIATTDGRIS